A region of the Deltaproteobacteria bacterium genome:
AGGCATCGATGGCTCCGTCCAGGACCGCGTCCACATTGCTGGTTTCCGTGCTGGTCCGATGGTCCTTGACCAGACGATAGGGTTGAAGCGTGTATGTCCGGATTTGCGAGCCAAAGGCGATGGCTCCCTTGGCTATGTACTCGGCTTGGCGTTCGGAAGCGATTTTTTGAAGTTCCTGCTCGTACAGCCGCGCCTTGAGAACCTTGAGGGCGGCCTCCTTGTTTTTATGCTGGGATTTTTCGTTCTGGCACTGCGCCACGAGTCCGGTTGGCAGGTGCGTGACGCGCACGGCCGAGTCCGTTGTGTTGACGGACTGTCCTCCCGGACCGCTGGAACGGAAGATGTCGATCCGGATGTCCTCGTCGCGGATTTCGATTTCGATGTCCTGGCCCGCCTCGGGGTAGACATCGACCGAGGCGAACGAGGTGTGCCTGCGTCCGCTGGAATCGAAGGGAGAAATGCGGATCAGGCGATGGGTTCCTTTTTCACCCTTGAGTTGGCCATAGGCGTAGGAGCCGTGGACATGCAGGGTCACGCTTTTGATTCCGGCCTCGTCGCCGGGCAGCAGATCCAGAAGTTCGATTTTGAATCCCCGTCGTTCCGCGAAGCGTCTGTACATGCGCAGCAGCATTTCGGCCCAATCCTGGGATTCCGTGCCGCCCGCGCCAGGATGGATTTCCAGAATGGCCTCGCTGATGTCCTCGGGGTCGCTGAGTAGGGTCCGCATTTGGGCCGACTCGAGCTTGGCGTCCATGTCGATCAAGGCTTCTTCCAGGGCCGCGAGGATGTCGTCGGTTTGCTCCTCGCTGGCCAGTTCAATCCATTCCTGCATATTGGCATGGGCGCGGGCCAGTTCTTCCCATTCTTCCACCTGGGTGGAAACCTGGGTTTTTTCCTGGAGAACCGGGGTCAGCAGGTCTGGCTTGTCCCAGGCGCCGGGGGCCGAGAGTTGCTTTTCGATTTCGGCCAAGCGCTCCTTGTGTCCGCGCAGGTCAAAGCCGCCTCCAGAATTCCTGGAATTTTTCGTCCAATTGATTGGCCTGGGTCTTCAACTCGGAATATTGCAGCATGATGATCTCGGATTATTTGTGGGGATGGTACTTTCTGGAATGGCCGACCACCGGGAAAAGTCCGGCGATCAGGGCCAAAAACGACCAATGAACAAGTTGAAAATGGTCATGGTAAAAGGTGGTGCCTGTCAAGAGGGGGATGTCGCCCTTATGGAGAAAATTCGGGGCGAACGGTTCGGACTGTTCGTGCAGCTTGCCCGTGGGGGCGATAAAGGTCGTGATGCCGGTGTTCGTGGCCCGGAGAATGGATCTGTTTTGTTCCACGGCCCTCAGGATGGCCAGGTGGAGATGTTGCCGGGGGGCGGAGGAATGTCCAAACCAGGCGTCGTTACTGATATTGACCAGGACGTTTGCCCCTTGTTCGACCCTTTTTTGGGCGAGCTCCGGAAAAATGGCCTCGTAGCAGATCAGGGTCCCCAGGGAGAGCTTGCCGGTCCGAAGGGGCGCGTAGTTGGCCCCCGGCCTGAATTCATAGTCTCCCGGCACCAGCTTGGTCACGAAGGGGAGCCATTGTCCCAGCGGGACGTACTCCCCAAAGGGCACCAGGTGTTCCTTGTCGTACCAGGAGAGCGTTTGGCCTTTTTCATCCAGGAGATAGGCTCGGTTATGCAGGACAAATTTGGGCTGGTTTTTGCCCTGCGGCGAGGAATAGGCCGGGGATCCCATCATGAAGGGCGTGTTCAGGGCGTCGACCGTGGCCCGCACGCTTTCGGCCAAGGGGCCTCCGTCCTGATAGTATAACGGCATGGCGGTTTCCGGCCAGACGACGATGTCCGGATGATGCGCGGCCACTGCTTCGTGGCTGAGGTCCAGGTAGGTTTTCAGGATGGACGACTGCAGTTTGGGTTCCCATTTCTGGCCCTGATCGATGTTGCCCTGGATCAAGACGGCCGATGCCGTGTTCGAGGGGGGAGCAGGCTGGCGGACCATGGCCGGCAGGAGGCAAACAACAGCCAGCGGGATGGCCGCGAGCTTCCAGGGACCGCGCCCCATGACAAGCGCGTGACAGATACCGACTAGTATTCCGGACAGCCCAAAGGCTCCAATCCAGGCCGATAGACCGATGGCCCAGGGCCAGGGGGATAGGGCCGAGGACAAGGTCAGCCAGGGAAAGCC
Encoded here:
- a CDS encoding peptide chain release factor 2 (programmed frameshift); its protein translation is MLQYSELKTQANQLDEKFQEFWRRLDLRGHKERLAEIEKQLSAPGAWDKPDLLTPVLQEKTQVSTQVEEWEELARAHANMQEWIELASEEQTDDILAALEEALIDMDAKLESAQMRTLLSDPEDISEAILEIHPGAGGTESQDWAEMLLRMYRRFAERRGFKIELLDLLPGDEAGIKSVTLHVHGSYAYGQLKGEKGTHRLIRISPFDSSGRRHTSFASVDVYPEAGQDIEIEIRDEDIRIDIFRSSGPGGQSVNTTDSAVRVTHLPTGLVAQCQNEKSQHKNKEAALKVLKARLYEQELQKIASERQAEYIAKGAIAFGSQIRTYTLQPYRLVKDHRTSTETSNVDAVLDGAIDAFIHNYLLHLHARS
- the lnt gene encoding apolipoprotein N-acyltransferase; translation: MSNRSNGFSFPPPRLIRDFPARLPVVPMILALLGAWFGFANPMLHVPAAIVLLPMALIMAATNAQTGREAARLGFLTALPAYSAALYWLAIPVHDHGGLPWILALPCPVLVGAVLAAYASVFCVLSHRAKKADHVLGSVFAAASWTGLELARNTLLTGFPWLTLSSALSPWPWAIGLSAWIGAFGLSGILVGICHALVMGRGPWKLAAIPLAVVCLLPAMVRQPAPPSNTASAVLIQGNIDQGQKWEPKLQSSILKTYLDLSHEAVAAHHPDIVVWPETAMPLYYQDGGPLAESVRATVDALNTPFMMGSPAYSSPQGKNQPKFVLHNRAYLLDEKGQTLSWYDKEHLVPFGEYVPLGQWLPFVTKLVPGDYEFRPGANYAPLRTGKLSLGTLICYEAIFPELAQKRVEQGANVLVNISNDAWFGHSSAPRQHLHLAILRAVEQNRSILRATNTGITTFIAPTGKLHEQSEPFAPNFLHKGDIPLLTGTTFYHDHFQLVHWSFLALIAGLFPVVGHSRKYHPHK